In Ahaetulla prasina isolate Xishuangbanna chromosome 6, ASM2864084v1, whole genome shotgun sequence, a single window of DNA contains:
- the GPR148 gene encoding probable G-protein coupled receptor 148, with product MSYSLCESARILQENISFYRQLRLNDSFSEDNPSLKSLQEWIVYPPYFKLKMFLIPPIICLLAAVLVIPFILFVIFSHVNIRQETRYLLLGNALVSDLMYLLLYTLSAVFSMSTFSLSKNGCVMLLFFLAMTYCGGLLTSAAMVLDTYLAILWPLHYISILPYSRAKKLILFLWICSGIFPGIVFLILHITQDSGECPIENCSVPIILAMTLQGNNAMKFCYILSVSALFICLSLILCGYMVLYFKTKRSGIWRSIFSRASVTFLMHHIILFFHFSPLLAVVVESLLYANAVTGPQTGIWVFMIVCNVLITLPKALLPYLCGLRYREISSSLKFCIKWKRSTVVAPTTFT from the coding sequence ATGAGCTATTCTCTATGTGAATCAGCAAGGATTTTGCAAGAGAACATCTCCTTCTATAGACAATTGCGCTTAAATGATTCCTTCTCTGAGGATAACCCCTCTTTGAAAAGCCTGCAAGAATGGATTGTCTACCCTCCATATTTCAAACTGAAGATGTTTTTGATCCCACCAAtaatttgtctccttgcagccGTCCTGGTCATTCCTTTCATCTTATTTGTGATTTTTTCTCATGTCAACATACGTCAGGAAACAAGGTACCTTTTGTTGGGCAATGCTTTGGTTAGTGATTTGATGTATTTGCTGCTCTACACTCTGTCTGCGGTTTTCAGTATGTCTACCTTCAGCCTCTCAAAAAATGGTTGTGTCATGCTATTGTTTTTTCTAGCAATGACTTACTGTGGAGGCTTATTAACATCTGCAGCGATGGTGCTGGACACTTATTTGGCCATATTGTGGCCTTTGCATTATATTTCCATTCTGCCTTATTCCCGAGCAAAAAAACTGATTCTGTTCCTATGGATCTGCTCTGGGATTTTCCCTGGAATTGTTTTCCTAATACTACACATCACTCAAGACTCTGGGGAATGTCCGATAGAAAACTGTTCTGTTCCAATAATACTAGCGATGACTTTACAAGGAAACAATGCCATGAAATTCTGCTACATACTCTCCGTGTCTGCCCTTTTTATCTGTCTGAGCCTCATTCTTTGTGGTTACATGGTCTTGTATTTTAAAACAAAGCGATCAGGAATATGGAGAAGCATTTTCTCCAGAGCCAGTGTGACATTCCTAATGCATCACATTATCCTATTCTTTCATTTCTCTCCTCTTCTGGCTGTTGTAGTGGAGTCACTCCTTTATGCCAATGCTGTAACTGGGCCACAGACAGGAATTTGGGTATTTATGATAGTTTGTAATGTCCTGATTACGTTGCCCAAGGCTTTGTTACCTTATCTGTGTGGGCTTCGATACAGAGAGATATCATCATCCCTCAAGTTCTGCATCAAATGGAAACGTTCTACAGTAGTAGCTCCTACTACATTTACTTGA